A stretch of DNA from Sandaracinaceae bacterium:
GGTCAAGGTCGAGTGCACCGTTCGCATGGACGACGGCACCATCGGCACCTTCGTCGGCTATCGCGTGCAGCACGACAACGCCCGCGGTCCCTTCAAGGGCGGCCTCCGCTACCACCACGAGGTGGACGAGCAGGAGGTCACCGCGCTCGCCCAGCTGATGACGTGGAAGACGGCGGTCGTCGGCGTCCCGTTCGGCGGCGCCAAGGGCGGCATCCAGGTCGACACGACCAAGCTCTCGAGCGACGAGATCCAGCGCATGACGCGCCGCTTCGTCGACGGCATCTACGAGGTCATCGGCGAGAAGACCGACATCCCCGCGCCGGACATGTACACGAACGCACAGGTCATGGCGTGGATCTTCGACCAGTACGCCAACTACCGCGGCTACACGCCGGGCGTCGTCACCGGCAAGCCGGTCGAGCTCGGCGGCTCGCTCGGGCGCGGCTCGGCGACCGGCCGCGGCTGCCTCTACGCGTGTGAGAACCTGCTCGAGGTGCTCGGCGACTCGATGGAGGGCAAGCGCGTCATCGTGCAGGGCTTCGGCAACGTCGGCAGCTGGGCCGCGCGCCTCTTCGAGGAGCAGGGGGCCAAGGTCGTCGGCATCGCGGACGTGTCCGGCGGCTACTACAACCCCGAGGGCATCGACATCGAGGCGGCGATGAAGGAGGTCGAGACCGACCGCAGCCTCGAGGGGTTCAAGGGCGGCGACAAGCTCGGCGGCGACGCGATCCTCGTCCAGGACTGCGACATCCTCATCCCCGCGGCGCTGGGCGGCGTGATCACCAAGGACGTGGCCAAGGACGTCCGGGCCAAGATCATCGTCGAGGGCGCGAACGGGCCCACCACCCCGGAAGCCGACGAGGTCTTCGAGAAGGCGGGTGTGCACGTCATCCCGGACATCTACGCGAACGCGGGCGGCGTGACCGTCAGCTACTTCGAGTGGGCGCAGAACATGCAGCACTTCTACTGGGGAGAGGACCGCGTGAACGACGAGCTCCGGCACGTCATGAAGAAGTCCTGGGCCGAGCTGCACGGCATCGCCAGGAGCCGCAACATCCCGCTCCGCATGGCCGCCTACGTGCTCGGCGTCGGTCGCGTCGATCAGACGACCTCGATGCGCGGCGTCTGAGCTGGCGCGCCCGGGCCCTCGGGTCGGCGCCCGGCCGCGTGCGGCCAGGTGCGTGCGGACAGGTGCGTGCGGCCAGGTGCGTCGGCCTACGGCCCGGAGTCGAGCAGCGGACCCGCGTCGGGGAGCGGGGGGATCCCCGTGTCCGGGACGCCCGTGTCGGGCACGCCCGTGTCCGGGATGCCCGAGTCGGGGACACCGCTGTCCGGCACGCCCGTGTCCGGGACGCCGGTGTCCATTGGCATCCCCGTGTCGACCGGCGGGCCGCTGTCCATGGGCGGACCGGTGT
This window harbors:
- a CDS encoding Glu/Leu/Phe/Val dehydrogenase dimerization domain-containing protein, with product MSKDALANANYYFNRASKILGLTDDVSVQLRTPHREVKVECTVRMDDGTIGTFVGYRVQHDNARGPFKGGLRYHHEVDEQEVTALAQLMTWKTAVVGVPFGGAKGGIQVDTTKLSSDEIQRMTRRFVDGIYEVIGEKTDIPAPDMYTNAQVMAWIFDQYANYRGYTPGVVTGKPVELGGSLGRGSATGRGCLYACENLLEVLGDSMEGKRVIVQGFGNVGSWAARLFEEQGAKVVGIADVSGGYYNPEGIDIEAAMKEVETDRSLEGFKGGDKLGGDAILVQDCDILIPAALGGVITKDVAKDVRAKIIVEGANGPTTPEADEVFEKAGVHVIPDIYANAGGVTVSYFEWAQNMQHFYWGEDRVNDELRHVMKKSWAELHGIARSRNIPLRMAAYVLGVGRVDQTTSMRGV